In Streptomyces nodosus, one DNA window encodes the following:
- a CDS encoding GlsB/YeaQ/YmgE family stress response membrane protein — MEISSIVGAIVIGLIIGVLGRLVVPGRQHIGVLWTILVGIVAAFIGSGIAAAVGVADTKGVDWIEWLIQIGLAALGVAALDRAKTHR, encoded by the coding sequence ATGGAGATCTCGAGCATCGTCGGCGCCATCGTCATCGGGCTGATCATCGGCGTCCTGGGCCGGCTTGTCGTGCCGGGCCGGCAGCACATCGGCGTCCTGTGGACCATCCTCGTCGGCATCGTGGCGGCCTTCATCGGATCCGGGATCGCCGCCGCCGTCGGTGTGGCCGACACCAAGGGGGTCGACTGGATCGAGTGGCTCATCCAGATCGGTCTGGCGGCGCTGGGGGTCGCGGCGCTGGACCGGGCGAAGACACACCGCTGA